The window CTTTTGACACACACAATGACTTCATGCTTGGTTAATAGATAGATTGTTAGTCAAAGTAAAAAGTATTTGATGAGTGTGTGCTATGGAGAGggtaatttcttttaattttctagACTTGAAATATTGCTACACTGCGAACAATGATAGAACATGTTTTGTACGGTCTTATTTGTAATAAGAGTGTTTTTGCTTCATTTATCAACAGGACCGTGTGGGAGGAAGGGTGGCCACCTTCAGAAAGAACAACTACGTAGCTGACCTGGGCGCGATGGTTGTTACCGGTCTTGGTAAGTTAACACATCCATCCAAACTATAACGTACAGGTATATCTATTTACTTTTGTGACATTCtgtatttttctatttatgaaatcatttttatatccCAAGGAATAAACAcacatataaattataaattgtgCTGGTGGTTGTTTactataaaaaatgttacattaccccccccccccccccccccaaaaaaaaaaaagagtacaGAATTACATGCATTTGACTTCTGCAGAATTTGTAACACATGCAAGTAAAAAATGCCAGTTATGTGGTTTCCAAGATACAAAAACCTGAATGAGATTGATTTGATAACAATTAAGTGTAacagttgatttttttatatacttaCTTTACATAGAATTATTTGTGTGTATTTGCTTTCTTTAGGAGGGAACCCAATGACGATACTGAGTCGACAAATCAACATGGAACTCCACAAAATCAAACAGAAATGTCCACTGTATGAAACCAGCGGAAGCACAGTatggttattttaaaattactttgaaaacctTTCATgtgtaaccaaaaaaaaaaataagtaaatatctcaaactgtttgaatttttaaaaaaatagtgtttctgttttctttcatttttccCAAGTTACCCAATGAAAAGTTATTGCAGGCAAGattacatatttaataatttttttttaattttttttaatgaagtacTTTGAAGTTTACTTTACTGCTGAGCAAGAATGCATGCATATACAGAGCTttgctgcaaaaaaaaaaaaaaaaaaaaaaaaaaaaattaaaaaaaggaaaatttttggatgtttttaaatgcatgaaTGCATCAAAAGAATGTATTAAAATGATAGGTCATATAACATTGTatcttttaatatattttaaaatgatgtttggTAAAAATTTTGATGACATAATTTTCCCCCTTAGGTACCCAAAGACAAGGATGAGATGGTGGAGAGAGAGTTCAACAGGTTACTGGAGGCCACCTCCTACCTCTCCCACCAGATGGACTTCAACTTTGTCAACAACAAGCCCGCCTCCCTGGGGCAGGCTCTGGAGGCGGTCATCACGTTAGTCTTGTTTCATCTCACCTTTTCTCTTTTACGCAAAATTGCCCTTTGAATTTGTGGAGCAAGGTACATGAAGAATTTGTTAGttgtgggatttttttttatcccatgAAGCAATGTGCAACTGcttgttttaatgaaaactgagactttttttttaatgaaagcaAGAAAGAGTTTGCTGACACAGTGCACAATTGGTATTTTCTGTCGTGTATTTTGAATTAAGTCCACTTGTGTATTTGTACACTTGAAGCTGTTTTATTAAAAGTAGCTTTTATGtgagttttataaaaatgattttcttatgAACGTTTTCCTCCATTTTCTGTACAGAATGCAGGAAAAACATGTGAAGGAGAAGCAGTGCGAGCACCAAAGACACATCATAGAGTTACAGGAGAAACTCAAGAAGAACCAGAACTCTGTAAGAACAACCTACATTTATCTCCACAGGCATTCACGTTCTAAAATTCTACACGTACACTGTTAAAGTTTAAGTGGTTATTTATGCGAGTGGTCAAGTAAGCGCCTTCTATGGACAAACAATACCCGTGGGTATTTAATATGCAGATGCATGATTTAGCACacttacaattttaattttttttttacaatacatgCGGGGGTAATTTATGCATATTTAAGCATGCCATTTAACTTGTATAAATATCCCCTCGCTTCAATAACCACTTTTATAGTATACTGTCGATTATGGGTGAAAAGCAGAAAGATTTTAATGGGCATTACAGTATGCTTGATTGGAGTGAGGAGTAACATcgataaaaagattaaaatatgcAACATTCATGTCTCAAATTGCATTGAAGTGTATCCCACATGTATCAGAATCAAACAGTTCCTCTTTTAACATGAAATTTGgaatcattttaataatatacaCATGTGTACACATTACATGCACTTTCAATTATCTATCTATAGGTTTATTAATATTATCATTTgattgtgaattttacaatgattataattttcaacctattttatttttgccccatttGCCCTTATGCATTTTATGGTGAGGAAATTTTACCCTAAAAGAatgttagagttatctttcttcaCACTACTGTGTTATTAAAGTCTGTCACAATTGTTAttaagtagaaaataacatgggTAAAATTGCCCTCTTTTTTTGTTTCTAGATACTAGTATGTGGATAAAAATAACTATCCTTTTATCAAATGTGAAAATACTGTGATGCGTATAATATTATTTGATCTTTATCTTCCAGATGCTTTCTCTGAAAGACAAGGTAGAAGAGCTACACAAACAGTGGAAAGAGGCATCAGAAGTTAAACCGCCAAGAGACATAACTGCTGAGTTCCTTGTCAAAAGCAAACTCAGAGATCTGAATGCAGCGTGCAAAGTAAGAATTGGGACTTCTTCTAAAACAACAATTGATCTTCACCTACTGGatatttctcaaaaacaaatGATTTAATATGAGTGCCTTCTAGATTACCATTGGTCAGACTTCAAGTTGTGCTGCATGTACCGagtgatgtaaaatatatattgtggatttatttctattgattttaagtttgtgtttatacatttttattgtcACTTTTCATATCACCCACCTTgaatgtcatttttacatacGGATAGGTAAAAAGAAGTCTTGATGACCCTGGATAATTACTTTTATCCATCTTTAATTCTTATAATCCCCTAGAAAGTGAATTTTTGAACtcagtaaatgtacatgtttatgaaaatttGATGATTAATTCTTACGATCTGTAGGAATATGAGCAATTACAAACTCAACAGAAGGAAATTGAGGACAAACTACATGAAATGGAAAACTCCCATCCAAGGTATAATTTGGTTGTGTTCTTTGTTGTGTTCTTGTTATGAACTTTGTTTTTATGTTCGTGTTCAACTCTTTGTCCTGTTCTTGTTCATGTTCACCTTCACTGTTGTTCGCTGCATTGAGCACAATTCAGGCAGCTCCGCTAATTCTCTGTAGATTTGGTTGCAGTGACGTGTATCTGTCATCTCGAGATCGCCAGATCCTCGACTGGCACTTTGCCAACCTGGAGTTCGCCAATGCCACACCCCTCTCTTTGTTATCCCTCAAACATTGGGATCAGGATGATGACTTTGAATTTTCTGGCAGTCATTTAACaggtatttatgatttttttcaatttctataataaattgatgtttggtcctatttactttgaattttaGGCCGTTTTTTTAATaggtatttataatttttttcaatttctagaATAAATTGATGTTTGGTCCTATTTTGTGTTGAAAATTACTTTATCAATTTGCCGATTgtctttattttacaaaaatagatGTCACATTCCTTTTCATGTTGTACTTTTGTGatatggaattaaaaatgaacctGCACTGTTTAGATTTAGGAGAATAAATAAGTATGATTTAGTCTGTAAAAATTGGCAACTTGAAGACCAGTGTATTCTGTAGCCTAGCCTTTAGCTATCTCTGTCTGGAAAACAGACAAAAATAGACACTGTCAAGTCAACTACTGCAGACTAATTGAGCTAAAGTTTATTAGAAGGGACAAGAACAGGTTGTTTGATTTTTGTGTTACGTGTTTCTGGCGGAGTGTTTTCTCGGCTCTGTTGAGTGTTTTTCCAATCACTCTCTAATTGTAAAGCTATTACGCTGTTTGATTTTCACAATCGACAGTTTTAGAAAGTTTTGTTTACTCTGTTTGTGGAGGCTGTGTTTGTCTGGGTGCATGTTTGTCTCTGTCAGGAATTACATAATCTGCAGTTTTGGGACGTAATCTTTCTTCTTCTCAATTGTTCTTTAAGAGTTTACAGGGTCCTGGAGacttgaatattttgattttttccaaGAGGATGATATATGTAACTCTCagttttatgattttgtttattctgtattttaatttttattgttggtcatttatttttatagttgCCTCACTGAGTAGTTTTTGTACAGATGGTTACTATaatgtacaggtacatgtacagagaataaaagtttgatatgtagTCTGATATATGAATATTTGACAGTGCTTATAAAATcgatttgtttaatttttcatcaaGTTATATTTGACTAAAATTTCAAAGTATAATAATACCCATCACAGTATCTGCCTGACGGCTGATTAATTTTGGCAAAGTTTTACTTAATAGAGTATTAAATGATGTACATGCagaataaacaattgatttAACTTTAACTATATGTGGattattttgtgtaaattgaCTGCACAAACACCACAGATTTACAAGTTACGTATTTTTCCCACAATGATCACTACCATCATATTATGTCATATTTCTCCAAACTATGtcaatttgccctgcaaaaAAAGAGTATTGCAGTTACTCTGAAGGGGCCTATTTCTCATCTCATTATATTTGACAGTAAGAATAAATTCATATGGTACATTGTTGCCAATGTTTTTCGTCTTGCAATATTCGACAGTGCATGAATATtcacaatataattttttgccTCTTTTATTTAACAGTGCGTAATGGCTACTCCTGTGTCCCAGTGGCCCTCGCAGAAGGACTGGACATCAAACTGAACACGGCCGTCAGGAAGTGCAATTACTCGGCCACTGGGGTGGAGCTAGTGGTCAGCAACGCAAAGAACAACACCAATCAACAGACGCTGAAGGCCGACGCTGTCCTCTGTACCCTCCCACTGGGCGTGCTCAAAGAGTGCATCAAGGGTAACGGCCTTAACTGTGTCCAGTTCAGTCCCTCCCTGCCCGAGTGGAAATCGTCGGCCGTGCAGAGGATGGGATTCGGAAATCTCAACAAAGTATGTTCATGTGTTTTaagtaaaatagaaaaataagttgcactaatgttatttaaaaataaagttttgttCCAGACcactttcttttaaattattaatgagatttattgaatatgaaaaatatatactgtaagTCATTTTAATTCCacggtgttaaaatttcacaatttctaATAAAGTACCAAtcgcgatggttttaatttcacgctgcttgaaaatcaattgatcagaatataagcattgaaacgTTTTTGAAAACTAATGATGGTATTCACGATGGGTTTAATTTTGCGGGAAAATATTAAATCCCGAACATAGTGAAATTAGAACCATCGTGATTATTTgccaatatacagtatatatatttttctcagatTGGTATGAAAgagtttaaacttttattaactgccattttatttttacaatttttttttttaaattctggaAAAATCTTCCATTGTAATTTAGCAGTGATTGTTTCTACTAGAAATGCgaactatattttaaaaaattctaatgtaCCCTTGTCTGTCTCTTTTTCAGGTTGTGTTGTGTTTTGATCGTGTGTTCTGGGACCCCAACGCTAACCTGTTTGGTCATGTGGGTAGCACCACGGCCAGTCGCGGTGAACTGTTCCTGTTCTGGAACCTCTACAAGGCCCCCGTGTTACTGGCACTGGTTGCCGGGGAAGCAGCAGCCATCATGGAAAATGTCAGCGATGATGTCATCGTTGGGCGGTCTCTTGTGGTCCTCAAAGGCATTTTTGGAAACAATGCTGTGCCACAGGTAGGTTCAGTTTTACGAAAAATTATAACTCCctcctttaaaaaattcatatataggAAGTTTGCTCACTCACAttgttttttatcaaaaatatgtatacaaGAATTTGTAAAGcttttgaataaaaacttttgCTAACAATGGGATATATTTTCTTTCAACAAAAAGCAATGTGCCACTATGCTAGTAAAGATGAAAAAGTTTTggttgttttattgttttgatattttctgtttttcaaaatattagaCATTATTTGAATCTGAAATGTTTCAGATGAGAATAAAATTATTAGTCCTCCCCTCTTTTTTTGGAACAAGTTCAAAATGCTactatttctcaaaaaaaatttctttgtaaGAACACATTATTTTTGTCACAATGATCTTTGTGGTTTGACTTATGATATACTGTACCAGTATATAGAACCATTTActagagcttggactttgggtagttatGTCAAGCGGCAATGTGGCACAGGCCTGTCTATtccattgctggccactcagctaTGGCTCTTCGAAATCTACAAGATTTGACTGgtttttgagctaagactaccaTTCGCTCTATAATTTGCTTGAAATCggcatcattttttaaattaacttgtttgaacgcaagaaatagatagttttgtcctactgaaagtccaaggccttgttaaaatggttctagatCTTGAGCTTAACTAACAAGGAAGAAGCGGGACAGcatgtatgaaaaaatacaCTAACTAACAATAATATGCAACAAATACAGGTAtaattttctttctctctctcaaatttataaaaaaaaatctctctctctctctctctctctctctctctcaaatgtttgaaacatatacaattttgttaaagaacCCCCTTCAATTTGTAAACTCTCAACAAGCCATGTATGTTCTAGATACTGCATGATGAAGCTATCACAGCTGCCTACACCTTGAACTTACTGACTTGCagcataattttcataacttatttttttttattgaatcatCTATAACCTTGAGGTTTATCAACAACGATAGAGGTCCTCTGTATTTTCTgacatttttcatgtttcataacaaaacatcaaagattgttttgaataaaagaaaataatttgtgaTTCTTGTAAACATATTTCCTTTtgtcaacattttacaaaatatacttAATTGTCTGTAgtatttaggtttttttttacaagaatgtTTATACACATgcaactgttttttttaaatctctgaGTTTAGATTTatgtttattcatgtacatgtactcatcATGCCAgttattaaatttctttttatttttacaagatGGTTCATATAGCAGctttgttagaaaaaaaaaatcgttccataaaattcaatttattttcatattcatgcCAGTTATCTGtactttaaaaattctataattatataaaaaattgcatTACTTTAATATTAATGCCTTAATATGCATTTGGAAGTATGGGGGATTCAATGttatctttgttttgttttgatatgcGCCATTTACCCTTTTTccactgaaaaagaaaaaaatgaaaattgttgttgcttcaaaacagaaaaaaagagatAATTTTAGTTCCCAGTCTATTTCGTGATGTTTTCGTAAACTTAAGTGACCATAAATCTATCAGTTCGTAACTCTATCAATGAAAAGAAGACTGTTGACTTCAGTTGTTATGATGTCATGGGGCTctgaatttaaagaaaatcaaaaaattttacaaacaattctttatatttttttgcatgAAGTACTTCTAAGTGACCTAAGCGTACAGACTTAGATTCTTTCCGACGTGTTTTGCCACTGATCAGATCTTTTACAAGCCGGAAATTTACGACGCTTTCTCTAGAAATAAATCATAATACCAAACAGATCAGCTTTAAGATTTCCAGGGATATACCAGTGTATGTTATAAATAATAGATTAAACAAAAACGCCACCCTTGTTTTGATGAGTTGTTAGAGAATGAAATGCTGAAgagagaaaaataattgcatttgaacaaaaaataatacagCTTTAAGATTTCCAGGGATATACAAGTGTATGTTAtaaataatagataaaaaaaaaacgccacCCTTGTTTTGATGAGTTGTTATAGAATGAAATGCTgaatagagaaaaataattgcatttgaacaaaaaacaatACAGCTTTGTATAATTGTGTGAGAAACTTACTTTGTTGTTCAACATTTCAAAAGTGATTGAAATTTTTCCTGAACTGACTGAAATGCTTGTTGCAGATAGATGAGAAATGCATGCACTTGCAGACTCATTTGTTTGTGCAGCTGCACTtcttgattttcaattttagtttttttttttgtgccgATTAAAACCACTAATGTCAGTTATGTCTGTGGTAGGGACAGTTTTATGtgaattatattaaattttttttttatatacgtCTTTGAAAAGTGCATTATGTGTTCTGATGAATTGTAAGAAAATACACATTACATTTTGttatttgctaaaaaaaaaatttgacatctTAAAAACATTTAGTAAAAAACCATTTACCCACCACATAAATGACAGGTTTTCACTtgtaatgaaatttattttgtgaatttgaaacCGAAGTCTTGTATATTATGTGTTCTTTGACTTTTTTCAGCATAGCTTTGAGATATATAGAAGTCTGGTTTTTTTGGCTTGCAGCTCATTGTAAACTGTTCCACATACAAGCAATAGAATCTAAATTTTCAATCCATTTTTATAATTACAAGGATGTTACATAACGAGATAGTGCTCTTAATTGTCTAATCAAGTGACTACTGGTATATTGCAGCTTTCTAAAAAGTTTCTCCACGATCGAATCATTCCATTCAATCTAAAAATCgcaggaaaaaatttaaaacacatgAAAAGTAATAGCAATACATATGCTGAAGAAATTGGCTTACAATTTGCCAACTATTAAGTATCACCCTCTTCCCtctccaacaaaaaaaaaaaaagaaatgaaaatactcAAACAAATTTTACCCAGATGATGGCCAGATCTTTTTATCTTCAAGAGATATGcaatttagaaacaaaacatcattaatacaacgtcaatgaaaaaaatctttgcttaTCATAAAATCATTTGACTGTAAGATGCACTGATTACGTAATGGTTACAAGTCAAAAACTatcacaaaaatgttttaaatacagATAATACCAAGAGATATTATTCTTTAAGAACTCTTTCCTTTCTTTTTGCAGCCTAAGGAGACCCTGGTGACAAGATGGAGGGCTGATCCTTGGGCTAGAGGATCCTATTCTTTCGTAGCAGCTGGCTCTTCAGGtgtgattttattcaaattattttcaattgcTTTCATGATCAGTGTTGCATTGCATGGTCCATTTTCTTAGTTGAAACTCTATGAAATGGAAGCTGAGATTTTACAAGTTCTTGATacaataacatacatgtacctgtctATGAAAGTGTCTTAATTTGTAGTATAACTGAACGGTTTTTGAAATTTCTTGACAGAAATTCTAGAAAATTTGTCAGCAAGGTGAAGTTCTCTTGTTATTGAACAGTTTATTAATTTTCCatgaaagaaatttaagaaaatttgtcTAAAAGTTGAAGTTCCCTTGTTATCTGCATAGCTAGCTGTGATGTATTGTAAAACATTGAGACCTTGTTTATCCCACAAATTGTAAAAAAGGGAGACAATCCATCAACTGCTTCCCCAAACTTTATGCCTTTTTTATCAAGTATGTTTATAAATGAAAGTTTAAGGAGAATGGAAATTCTTGTTGCATTATCTCAAAAAGGCAGAGATTAATGCAATATCTTTTCAGCATGTGGTAAAATAGTTTCACCATAAACATTCAACCTCTACAGGATGTTTAGAATTATTCTGTTGAAAGTTATTGCAACTTTGTTGTTTGAACAGGAATATTCAGATAAAGCCCacgaatgattttttttttaaccaaaatttgataaaacttttcttttgaaaaaaaaacaaaataggaTTGATCAAAAAAATTCTTGCTAATTATCAACAGTATGATCACATTGATGaaactgaaatattttcttcaagGCTATTATCACTTGATTTGAAGGGCTGATAattccatgtaaaaaaaaaggtgtTCTGCTTACTGTTAAAAAGAAaacgtttataaaacaaattgaattGATGAGTTGTCATTAGTCTTGATAAGATTATCAGAAAATgatgaataaagaaaatgtttattaatgtgTGTGGCATCTTCAAGGGGTTAGGTTGAGTGGAATTAAGTACATTGTTCTAATAACATATAATAcatgaaaatctctctctctctctctctctctctctctctctctctctctctctctctctctctgtgcatgTCCCTTAATTCTGCTgtgaataaaaaacataaataataatACTTTAATATagtaacataattttttttaaatttagatttttacatgtatttatacctcctttcatatcaattatttaacaaacatttaatattaataattaatttatattaattaatattgatattcaacAAAACCATTACCTACTTTACTTattaatttcacaaaaaagtACCTCCCTCCATgccatttacttttttatatgcTGACCATACACAATATTCTATTTTGTTGTTTCGGTAAATTAGCACTAGTTACGCaatctaaaatcaatttttattttgagaaacatATGTATAGcttactatatacatgtagctgttgGAAAATATCAGCAATATGTAAGATGAAACAAACATGTATTGGCCACTAGTTGATGAACATTGTCTAGAcgatttacccccccccccccccccccccccaatggcCAGCTCATGCTGATGTGTGACTGCTCTCTCGCATAGTTACACTTCAGCCTTGAAGGTTATTTAGATATCAAGTAAATAAATATCTGAGCAATTGGTGTCtgtaaaatttcaacatgaaatTGACATAAAGGGTTCAAGGTCAGTCATGGCAATTTGGGGAAAGTAACTAGACATCACCATGACCTTGCtaacatgtttaaatattgGGTAGGGAAGGAGGTGTCCAAACCCATATTTCTTAATGTTATACTTTTTTCCGCAATTTCTGTTTCTCATTTTTCATTCCGCATATTCTCATCTCGGTTCATGTGTGACGCTTATTTCTTGGCATTTCCTATTTAAATGTCtgcttaaaaatatatttcttgtattctttttttttgttgggggggggggggggggggggaggacgTTACCATTTGTGATACAAAATATTGCAgcattatttattgaaatacaGAAGTAAAATCGGGGGTGTGGTTGGGTGTGTGCAGATTAAATACAGTGGGGTATTAACGGCATTGGCAATTGACATTTTGAAACAAAGTTGTAATAAAGCCATTCCTTATTTTTCGTTCCACAGGAAACGACTACGACCTGATGGCCACCCCGGTCTCTCACACGTCGGGGGGACTGCCCCGCCTGTTCTTCGCAGGGGAACACACCATCAGAAACTACCCCGCCACGGTCCACGGGGCACTCCTCAGTGGTCTACGGGAGGCGGGTCGGATAGCGGACCAATTCCTTGGGGCGCCGTACGCCCTACCCACCCACAAAAACGAAGGGGTGAAGACGTAATAACAACTCACATCAACGACATCCATATTCCAGGGTCATTTCACATTGCCGAGACATACCTAACATGCATTTGGGTTCGTGGCATGTTTACAAGTGCAGATACGGGACtagcatattttttctttttctttttttttttaccttgaaaaataaattatttttagaaaccACTTGCATCAGTGAAAATGGCAGCTGCGATTCGAGTTGTAATTGTTATGGCTAACTTCAAATGGTTCGtgtttatattttgttggtGATTAGAATACCGTACATGTTTTTCGTATCATCAAGTTAATGCAATACAAACTACCGTATTATAAAAGTGTGTCAATGCAGTAACCATTGATACGCTTTCATTTATACATCACAGTGTGTGTTCTTGGCATATCTTCATCATTTTTTCATCCAGTCAATTTTGCACATCGCTGAACCAGGCGTTTCATGATGTAATAAAAGTATGTGACAAATgcagtttttttcatttttatttcctCTCTATTTTGGCATGTCAGTGGAATGCAAATTGTGCATTTCGAAAGTGCACAGAAATAAAGCAACACCGGAACTTGCtatcatttttctcttgaagtcacaattgtttattttttatgaccaaCTTGTGAATTTACGGTCGTCTGCTAGCGTTTTAATAACGACAATGCTTACCGTGTGTTATTGCGTTGGCTCACCAGCTAGACAACATTTGACAAACTTCGATACGCTGTATTTGCTGAAACAGCTATTTTGCATGGAAAATGGGTTTACCGGTTATTGTTCTATAGAATGTTGTAAAGCATACAGCTCTGTAAGACTGTCCAAAGTTAATATTCAATGTTTAACGTCATCTACGGGCGTAGGTTTAAGAGAAAttgttgtttcaaaaaattcaacaaaccTCCATTTTCTTTAGAAATCATTACATTTGATTTAACTTTTCGCAACTTAAATACTGCAaacttaaaaatacaaaatatttgggTTTTATGGATTAAGTATCGGCAGCCGAATTGATTTGTCTTTACAACTTTGTCTTTGTCTTTACAACTTTGTCTTTACAACTGACAGAGCAGGCCCTGGGGCAATAAAAgttcacttttgatctcagtctcacttttacaaaaggaataaatacaatgtattgcaaaagtgagactgagatcaaaagtgagctcgtctaactcTTATGGCGCCAGGGCCAGATCATTAAACGTGTAGTCTATTTAAAACTTGAATGCTCAAAGTATTTGTATTATTGTAAACGAATAAAAAtcacttgaaataaaaaatttgatttaataatATTGCCCTTCTTTGTAGGTTTTGTATTTCAAAGATGACGTTCTACATAGAATTAACTTCCGTCAGCCTAAATTAAGCGTAAAAGTTTGGGATCTCGAAAGATCAAACGTGCTCAGGCATAACTAGTAGCTCATAGTGGTATTTTTATTATACCAGCCCTCGACTTTGTTGATGCGTGTAACAATGAataggaattttatttttaataatatgtacaattatttttccttGGCGAAATGTTGCCAACTTtttttcaacccccccccccccccctccttttgGTGCAGACGTTGTATTCTAGGATCGACAATTAAGTTAATccaaattattttgaaacacattatcgtaaaaaaaaacaccgatTATCTAACAACTATGTTTACAGACAAATGAGGGAAACGTATTAAAGAATCTTCGAGCGGGTTTTAGGGGAGAGTTATAATAAC is drawn from Crassostrea angulata isolate pt1a10 chromosome 5, ASM2561291v2, whole genome shotgun sequence and contains these coding sequences:
- the LOC128184668 gene encoding lysine-specific histone demethylase 1A-like isoform X3, which codes for MEEKKRSPTEEDNDEEGRRSSRRKKAKVEYKEVEEQVTTVSDEDMESDEEKKEKEKEKEKEKEKEKEKEKAPVEDKKPPQPQPTPQPQPAAKTDPEPEPENDSENDDPTGLEGAAFQSRVPFDKMTSQEAACFPDILQGPPQSQKVFLHLRNRILQLWLENPKQQLTFEVALPQIEAPYNSDGPLVMRVHAYLERFGYINFGVFKRLKPLPAKKHGKVIIIGAGIAGLTAARQLMAFGMDVTILESRDRVGGRVATFRKNNYVADLGAMVVTGLGGNPMTILSRQINMELHKIKQKCPLYETSGSTVPKDKDEMVEREFNRLLEATSYLSHQMDFNFVNNKPASLGQALEAVITMQEKHVKEKQCEHQRHIIELQEKLKKNQNSMLSLKDKVEELHKQWKEASEVKPPRDITAEFLVKSKLRDLNAACKEYEQLQTQQKEIEDKLHEMENSHPRFGCSDVYLSSRDRQILDWHFANLEFANATPLSLLSLKHWDQDDDFEFSGSHLTVRNGYSCVPVALAEGLDIKLNTAVRKCNYSATGVELVVSNAKNNTNQQTLKADAVLCTLPLGVLKECIKGNGLNCVQFSPSLPEWKSSAVQRMGFGNLNKVVLCFDRVFWDPNANLFGHVGSTTASRGELFLFWNLYKAPVLLALVAGEAAAIMENVSDDVIVGRSLVVLKGIFGNNAVPQPKETLVTRWRADPWARGSYSFVAAGSSGNDYDLMATPVSHTSGGLPRLFFAGEHTIRNYPATVHGALLSGLREAGRIADQFLGAPYALPTHKNEGVKT
- the LOC128184668 gene encoding lysine-specific histone demethylase 1A-like isoform X4 — encoded protein: MEEKKRSPTEEDNDEEGRRSSRRKKAKVEYKEVEEQVTTVSDEDMESDEEKKEKEKEKEKEKEKEKEKEKAPVEDKKPPQPQPTPQPQPAAKTDPEPEPENDSENDDPTGLEGAAFQSRVPFDKMTSQEAACFPDILQGPPQSQKVFLHLRNRILQLWLENPKQQLTFEVALPQIEAPYNSDGPLVMRVHAYLERFGYINFGVFKRLKPLPAKKHGKVIIIGAGIAGLTAARQLMAFGMDVTILESRDRVGGRVATFRKNNYVADLGAMVVTGLGGNPMTILSRQINMELHKIKQKCPLYETSGSTVPKDKDEMVEREFNRLLEATSYLSHQMDFNFVNNKPASLGQALEAVITMQEKHVKEKQCEHQRHIIELQEKLKKNQNSMLSLKDKVEELHKQWKEASEVKPPRDITAEFLVKSKLRDLNAACKEYEQLQTQQKEIEDKLHEMENSHPSDVYLSSRDRQILDWHFANLEFANATPLSLLSLKHWDQDDDFEFSGSHLTVRNGYSCVPVALAEGLDIKLNTAVRKCNYSATGVELVVSNAKNNTNQQTLKADAVLCTLPLGVLKECIKGNGLNCVQFSPSLPEWKSSAVQRMGFGNLNKVVLCFDRVFWDPNANLFGHVGSTTASRGELFLFWNLYKAPVLLALVAGEAAAIMENVSDDVIVGRSLVVLKGIFGNNAVPQPKETLVTRWRADPWARGSYSFVAAGSSGNDYDLMATPVSHTSGGLPRLFFAGEHTIRNYPATVHGALLSGLREAGRIADQFLGAPYALPTHKNEGVKT
- the LOC128184668 gene encoding lysine-specific histone demethylase 1A-like isoform X1; amino-acid sequence: MEEKKRSPTEEDNDEEGRRSSRRKKAKVEYKEVEEQVTTVSDEDMESDEEKKEKEKEKEKEKEKEKEKEKAPVEDKKPPQPQPTPQPQPAAKTDPEPEPENDSENDDPTGLEGAAFQSRVPFDKMTSQEAACFPDILQGPPQSQKVFLHLRNRILQLWLENPKQQLTFEVALPQIEAPYNSDGPLVMRVHAYLERFGYINFGVFKRLKPLPAKKHGKVIIIGAGIAGLTAARQLMAFGMDVTILESRDRVGGRVATFRKNNYVADLGAMVVTGLGGNPMTILSRQINMELHKIKQKCPLYETSGSTLPNEKLLQVPKDKDEMVEREFNRLLEATSYLSHQMDFNFVNNKPASLGQALEAVITMQEKHVKEKQCEHQRHIIELQEKLKKNQNSMLSLKDKVEELHKQWKEASEVKPPRDITAEFLVKSKLRDLNAACKEYEQLQTQQKEIEDKLHEMENSHPRFGCSDVYLSSRDRQILDWHFANLEFANATPLSLLSLKHWDQDDDFEFSGSHLTVRNGYSCVPVALAEGLDIKLNTAVRKCNYSATGVELVVSNAKNNTNQQTLKADAVLCTLPLGVLKECIKGNGLNCVQFSPSLPEWKSSAVQRMGFGNLNKVVLCFDRVFWDPNANLFGHVGSTTASRGELFLFWNLYKAPVLLALVAGEAAAIMENVSDDVIVGRSLVVLKGIFGNNAVPQPKETLVTRWRADPWARGSYSFVAAGSSGNDYDLMATPVSHTSGGLPRLFFAGEHTIRNYPATVHGALLSGLREAGRIADQFLGAPYALPTHKNEGVKT